In the Fibrobacter sp. UWB4 genome, one interval contains:
- the aroA gene encoding 3-phosphoshikimate 1-carboxyvinyltransferase, with product MNEFQFRPSFIQLPAYHSFEGSLCLPGSKSITNRVFLISALAEGTTHLKNLLKSDDTRYMGEALQRLGVKIDFTDDFKDAVVVGHGGPFDGPSPSIELFLGNAGTAMRSLTAALSLGWGKFILRGEERMSERPIRDLVDALRTLDADIKYLESEGYPPVRIKADGLKGGDVSVRGNISSQYLTALLICAPYCKSPLHIHVEGELISAPYIELTLDVMKRFGVDVRHDGLTDFYVPQGCYKSPGEFFVEGDASSASYPLAAAAIAKGKVRVLGVGKESHQGDVGFAKVLEKMGAKIEIGPDWIECDGRGCELKGLDMNLNDIPDAAMTVSVLALFAKGTTTIRGIGSWRVKETDRIAAISAELQKVGARVIADMDTITIEPPEQLQPATIETYNDHRMAMCFSLVSLGGVPMKILDPACVNKTYPHFFEDFGRLAQ from the coding sequence ATGAACGAGTTCCAATTCCGCCCTAGTTTTATTCAACTTCCTGCTTACCATTCTTTTGAGGGGTCTCTTTGCCTGCCCGGGTCAAAGAGCATCACGAATCGCGTTTTTTTGATTTCTGCGCTTGCCGAAGGTACGACGCACCTTAAAAATTTGCTTAAAAGCGATGATACCCGCTATATGGGGGAGGCGTTGCAGCGCCTGGGCGTGAAAATTGATTTTACGGACGATTTCAAGGATGCCGTTGTCGTAGGGCATGGTGGCCCGTTTGACGGCCCAAGTCCGTCTATTGAGCTTTTCCTCGGGAATGCGGGGACTGCAATGCGCTCCTTGACGGCGGCGCTCTCGCTTGGCTGGGGCAAGTTTATCTTGCGTGGCGAAGAACGCATGAGCGAACGCCCGATCCGCGACTTGGTCGATGCACTCCGTACGCTGGATGCTGATATCAAGTATCTGGAATCCGAAGGCTACCCGCCGGTCCGCATCAAGGCCGATGGCCTCAAGGGCGGCGATGTGAGTGTCCGCGGGAATATTTCGAGCCAGTACCTCACGGCGCTTCTGATTTGCGCCCCGTACTGCAAGTCTCCGCTCCATATCCATGTGGAAGGCGAATTGATTTCTGCGCCGTACATCGAACTCACGCTCGACGTGATGAAGCGATTCGGTGTTGACGTGCGCCATGACGGTCTTACGGATTTCTACGTACCGCAGGGCTGCTACAAGTCCCCCGGTGAATTCTTTGTCGAAGGCGATGCAAGTTCTGCAAGCTATCCGCTTGCCGCTGCCGCAATTGCCAAGGGCAAGGTACGTGTGCTCGGTGTCGGTAAAGAGAGCCATCAGGGCGATGTCGGCTTTGCGAAGGTCCTCGAGAAGATGGGCGCAAAGATTGAAATCGGTCCGGACTGGATTGAATGCGATGGCCGCGGTTGTGAACTGAAGGGTCTCGACATGAACCTGAACGATATCCCGGATGCGGCGATGACTGTTTCCGTGCTCGCGCTCTTTGCAAAGGGTACGACTACGATTCGTGGCATTGGCAGCTGGCGCGTGAAGGAAACGGACCGCATTGCGGCCATCTCAGCAGAACTGCAGAAAGTGGGCGCCCGCGTGATCGCCGACATGGATACGATTACGATCGAGCCGCCGGAACAGTTGCAGCCGGCAACGATCGAAACTTACAATGACCACCGCATGGCGATGTGCTTCAGTCTCGTTTCGCTCGGAGGTGTGCCCATGAAGATTCTTGACCCTGCTTGCGTGAATAAGACTTATCCTCATTTCTTTGAAGATTTCGGAAGGCTCGCTCAATGA
- a CDS encoding LytTR family DNA-binding domain-containing protein codes for MFTALIADDEPLARVRMRSLLEAYSSEIEILGEASSGAQTIDKIHELDPDVVFLDIQMPDMDAFEVLKTLNEDDIPLIVFTTAYDNFALRAYEENVVDYLLKPIDPERLQATMAKLRKRMPLESGQGVPADFSWEKFKEMMSVSGLYMQRLQVKQSDRILLINMDEVIRFQSEEKYTTAYTTTSQYVIDLTLVELEKRLDPRQFVRVHRAHLVAIDYISEIRKTDSGHLCVVLRDKNRTQIAVSRNFVKTVKSL; via the coding sequence ATGTTTACAGCCCTAATTGCCGATGATGAACCGTTAGCTCGTGTACGCATGCGCTCCTTGCTCGAAGCGTATTCGAGCGAAATTGAAATTTTGGGCGAAGCGTCCTCTGGGGCGCAGACGATCGATAAAATTCACGAACTCGATCCCGATGTCGTTTTTCTGGACATCCAGATGCCGGACATGGATGCGTTTGAAGTTCTGAAGACGCTCAACGAAGACGATATCCCGCTGATTGTTTTCACGACGGCGTACGACAACTTTGCTCTTCGCGCTTACGAGGAGAATGTCGTCGATTACCTCTTGAAGCCGATTGACCCGGAACGCTTGCAGGCGACTATGGCAAAGCTGCGCAAGCGCATGCCTCTTGAAAGTGGGCAGGGCGTTCCTGCCGATTTCTCCTGGGAAAAGTTCAAGGAAATGATGAGCGTAAGCGGGCTTTACATGCAGCGTTTGCAGGTGAAACAATCCGACCGTATCCTGCTTATCAATATGGACGAGGTGATCCGTTTCCAGAGCGAGGAAAAGTATACGACCGCTTACACGACCACGTCGCAGTACGTGATTGACCTTACCCTTGTGGAACTGGAAAAGCGTCTTGATCCGCGTCAGTTTGTCCGCGTTCACCGAGCGCATCTCGTCGCTATCGACTATATCTCCGAAATCCGGAAGACCGATAGTGGCCATCTCTGTGTTGTGCTTCGCGACAAGAACAGGACGCAGATTGCCGTGAGCCGTAATTTTGTTAAGACTGTTAAGAGTCTGTAA
- a CDS encoding PASTA domain-containing protein, whose amino-acid sequence MNKIKSLWNKVRQTAIFKAFVIWIVVVIALVFMVDKLLMPAFAGAFASTGKVPNLEGMTEKAAEAALTEAGFKVEWVSEGRYSSQVPAGMVLVQMPKAGRTAKIGRTVRLTKSLGLRKVVIPDLRGKSQKQADISLARAGLVNGGTVQGAHQSIPRGAVIRTIPLAGDTVRVGDTVKVVISAGATTGRILLPNFEGILMDEVYPQMDKLGFKVGSIKRQKSEDGARPGSVIETSPKYGDYLKPGSRVNFIIAD is encoded by the coding sequence ATGAATAAAATAAAGTCGCTTTGGAACAAGGTTAGACAGACCGCCATTTTCAAGGCTTTCGTCATTTGGATTGTTGTTGTAATTGCGCTTGTCTTTATGGTCGATAAGCTTTTGATGCCTGCATTTGCAGGGGCTTTCGCCAGTACGGGCAAGGTGCCGAATCTCGAAGGCATGACGGAAAAGGCTGCGGAAGCGGCTTTGACTGAGGCTGGTTTTAAGGTCGAATGGGTCAGCGAAGGCCGCTACAGCTCCCAGGTGCCTGCGGGCATGGTGCTTGTGCAGATGCCGAAGGCTGGACGCACGGCAAAGATTGGCCGCACGGTGAGACTCACGAAGAGCCTTGGACTGCGCAAGGTTGTTATCCCGGATTTGCGCGGCAAGAGCCAAAAGCAGGCTGATATTTCGCTTGCCCGTGCAGGACTTGTCAACGGAGGCACGGTCCAGGGCGCTCACCAGAGCATCCCGCGTGGTGCCGTGATCCGTACCATCCCGCTTGCAGGGGATACGGTCCGTGTTGGCGATACGGTGAAGGTCGTGATTTCGGCTGGCGCTACGACCGGTAGAATTCTGCTCCCCAATTTTGAAGGCATCCTGATGGACGAAGTTTATCCGCAAATGGATAAGCTTGGTTTCAAGGTGGGTTCCATTAAGCGTCAGAAGAGTGAAGATGGCGCTCGTCCTGGTTCTGTTATCGAGACGTCTCCGAAGTACGGCGACTATCTGAAACCGGGTTCGCGCGTAAACTTTATTATTGCTGACTAG
- a CDS encoding Crp/Fnr family transcriptional regulator — translation METSTVDLLKGVELFSELNEEQLGMIANLVIVKNYNRDETVVLEGDDSVQALYLIASGSVQVYMTGIDGRETILSFLERGDFFGEMSLIDGEPRSASVRTVTDAKLLVIHRESFLSLIRKTPEIAMALMSELCKRLRKANKQIGSLSTMSVSGRVAGTLLNLMQERGVRIHTDNGNMVTVIHNRPTQQQLADMSGTTRETVSRICSMLVRANAIAMTGKDIVIFDEDALQEKATKG, via the coding sequence ATGGAAACATCCACAGTCGATTTGTTGAAGGGCGTTGAACTCTTCTCGGAATTAAACGAAGAACAGTTGGGGATGATTGCTAATCTGGTGATCGTCAAGAACTACAATCGTGATGAGACTGTGGTCCTGGAAGGAGACGATTCTGTACAGGCTTTGTACTTAATCGCTTCTGGATCCGTGCAGGTCTATATGACTGGCATCGATGGTCGTGAAACCATTTTGTCTTTCCTTGAACGCGGGGACTTTTTCGGGGAAATGTCGCTGATTGACGGCGAACCCCGATCCGCCTCCGTCCGTACGGTGACCGACGCGAAGTTGCTCGTCATCCACCGTGAATCGTTCCTCAGCCTCATCCGCAAGACTCCTGAAATTGCAATGGCTCTCATGAGCGAACTTTGCAAGAGGCTCCGCAAGGCGAATAAGCAGATTGGTTCCTTGTCTACAATGTCTGTGTCTGGCCGAGTGGCGGGAACGCTTTTGAATTTGATGCAAGAACGTGGTGTTCGTATCCATACAGACAACGGAAACATGGTGACTGTTATTCACAATCGCCCGACGCAGCAGCAGCTTGCCGATATGTCTGGAACGACCCGCGAAACGGTGAGCCGTATTTGTTCCATGCTGGTGAGAGCGAATGCTATTGCGATGACCGGCAAGGATATCGTCATTTTTGACGAAGATGCGCTCCAAGAAAAAGCTACTAAGGGCTAA
- a CDS encoding adenylosuccinate synthase, with product MANRVVIGSQWGDEGKAKVVDFLTLDADIIVRFQGGANAGHTVEVGDKKFVFHLIPSGIMHPDKICVIGNGVVLDPIQTLNEIADLHTKGINPEGRLFIANNAHVVLPYHSTLDKAKEKKAGKAAIGTTGRGIGPCYSDKVNRIGVRVGDLMDERELRPRVEAMAKVHNEEFKVMYDVPEIDPEVVIKDYLELGQKIKPFVADVSEMLYKAVKEGKRLVFEGAQGTILDVDQGTYPFVTSSNTVAGYASCGAGIGPTAIDQVVGVVKAYTTRVGNGPFPTELLDETGDTLRKIGNEYGATTGRNRRCGWFDAPVVRKAAVVNGLTHLAITKLDVLDTFDTIKICTHYECDGEKIENFPNQLSKVGRCVPVYEEMPGWKCDTTKCRKLEELPANARKYLDRMAELVGVKIGMISIGAKRDQSIIVDLD from the coding sequence ATGGCAAATCGTGTTGTTATCGGCTCCCAGTGGGGCGACGAAGGAAAAGCCAAGGTTGTAGATTTCTTAACGCTCGATGCAGATATTATCGTGCGTTTCCAGGGCGGCGCTAACGCCGGTCACACTGTGGAAGTTGGCGACAAGAAGTTCGTCTTCCACCTTATTCCCTCGGGCATTATGCACCCGGACAAGATTTGCGTCATCGGTAACGGCGTCGTGCTCGATCCGATCCAGACTCTGAACGAAATTGCGGACCTCCACACGAAGGGCATCAACCCGGAAGGCCGTCTGTTCATCGCTAACAACGCACACGTCGTGCTCCCGTACCATTCCACCTTGGACAAGGCCAAGGAAAAGAAGGCCGGCAAGGCTGCTATCGGTACTACGGGGCGCGGTATCGGTCCGTGCTATAGCGACAAGGTGAACCGCATTGGTGTGCGCGTGGGTGACCTCATGGACGAACGCGAACTCCGTCCGCGTGTCGAAGCCATGGCCAAGGTTCACAACGAAGAATTCAAGGTGATGTACGACGTTCCTGAAATCGATCCGGAAGTGGTCATCAAGGACTACCTCGAACTCGGTCAGAAGATCAAGCCGTTCGTCGCCGACGTGAGCGAAATGCTCTACAAGGCAGTCAAGGAAGGCAAGCGCCTCGTGTTCGAAGGTGCTCAGGGCACTATCCTCGACGTGGACCAGGGAACCTACCCGTTCGTGACCTCCAGCAACACGGTTGCCGGTTACGCAAGCTGCGGTGCAGGCATTGGCCCCACGGCTATCGACCAGGTTGTCGGTGTCGTCAAGGCTTACACGACCCGCGTGGGTAACGGTCCGTTCCCGACCGAACTTTTGGACGAAACGGGCGACACGCTCCGCAAGATCGGTAACGAATACGGTGCAACGACTGGTCGTAACCGCCGCTGCGGTTGGTTCGACGCTCCGGTGGTCCGCAAGGCTGCCGTGGTGAACGGTCTCACGCACCTCGCTATCACCAAGCTCGACGTGCTCGATACCTTCGACACGATCAAGATCTGCACTCACTACGAATGCGATGGCGAAAAGATCGAAAACTTCCCGAACCAGCTTTCCAAGGTCGGACGTTGTGTGCCGGTTTACGAAGAAATGCCGGGCTGGAAGTGCGATACCACCAAGTGCCGCAAGCTCGAAGAGTTGCCGGCTAACGCTCGCAAGTATCTCGACCGCATGGCCGAACTTGTTGGCGTGAAGATCGGTATGATCTCTATCGGTGCCAAGCGCGACCAGAGTATCATCGTTGATCTGGACTAA
- the dacB gene encoding D-alanyl-D-alanine carboxypeptidase/D-alanyl-D-alanine-endopeptidase, with amino-acid sequence MNKLFKAVLLLFLVAPVFAHVNVAPYKSYVDSLLPGTTFGMSVRSVKMGKEIGNVNGNEFFTPASTLKTLTTAAAIHFLPLDYEPKTEVTVLGDIEKNTLTGSLKIRGEGDPNFSARYYDDPFYMLNAMVDSVRAMGIDTIVGRIDLDTSYYTGPWKAENWRRNFYDSWYGAEIGPLGFNDNCVTIRFWPGYFRGDTAVVSIQPDVGYVKVINNLKTVKGHKKKWVYGIDPVKSVITLGGTIGEDVDSASMVLPIRNPIGYFRAAFMYALKNRGIVFKESNSVASETELGKFSFSAAPLLSFLDEINQRSQNLHAETLLRNLGAQISGEGSVEGGRKAERKFLLEMNLNPTDFDVWDGSGLSPENKVKPSTVTKMLAKMARHPNGEYYINSFASPGVGSGAKRMMNLEAPWLTRFKTGYIAEVHALVGYIYTMDGDTLTAAMYLNGTNTNPDCKSKDVLDTLWMRLIGYTNNNYNSLLKMKTLWLDAQGVSGLNKRLDHFSKMLLGTPYKLGPMGEGHLDPVEDKPLVYLDSVDCVTYLEQVVALAMSKSEKSLYRQLQRLRYKGGKVSYLTRKHYLLDDWVGEGKYAKVIPMEGEVSVTRTMPKKEFFKNHNVKYTGKETPVKVRYVPLEKAVEMANKTYKGAMKVLGMGIVGSSENIDLTHTGFVIYYPGQKPVLRHASSQKKQVLEVPLAEYLQTRKVPGVTFFKFIQH; translated from the coding sequence ATGAATAAGTTGTTTAAAGCTGTATTGTTGCTGTTTCTTGTAGCACCTGTTTTTGCGCACGTGAATGTCGCTCCGTATAAAAGCTACGTCGATTCGCTTTTGCCGGGGACGACCTTTGGAATGTCTGTCCGTTCTGTTAAAATGGGCAAAGAAATAGGGAATGTGAATGGTAATGAGTTCTTCACTCCGGCAAGTACGCTCAAGACCTTGACGACGGCAGCCGCTATCCATTTTTTGCCGCTGGACTATGAACCCAAAACAGAAGTTACTGTTCTTGGCGATATTGAAAAGAATACGCTTACGGGTTCCCTTAAAATTCGTGGCGAAGGCGATCCGAACTTTTCGGCGAGATATTACGATGATCCGTTTTACATGCTGAATGCGATGGTGGATTCCGTGCGTGCGATGGGAATCGATACCATTGTCGGTCGAATTGATCTGGACACGAGCTATTATACGGGACCGTGGAAAGCCGAAAACTGGCGCCGGAATTTTTATGATTCCTGGTATGGTGCCGAAATCGGCCCGCTTGGATTCAACGATAACTGTGTGACGATCCGTTTTTGGCCGGGATATTTTCGCGGTGACACGGCAGTCGTGTCGATACAGCCCGATGTCGGATACGTTAAAGTTATCAATAACTTGAAGACGGTGAAGGGGCATAAGAAAAAGTGGGTCTATGGAATCGACCCTGTAAAGTCCGTGATTACCCTTGGCGGAACGATTGGCGAAGATGTCGATTCTGCAAGCATGGTGCTTCCGATTCGCAATCCGATTGGATACTTTAGGGCCGCTTTCATGTATGCGCTCAAGAATCGCGGGATCGTATTTAAAGAAAGCAATTCTGTCGCATCAGAAACGGAACTCGGGAAGTTCTCGTTCTCGGCGGCGCCACTGCTGAGCTTTCTCGATGAAATCAATCAGCGTAGCCAGAATTTGCATGCCGAAACGCTTTTGAGAAATCTTGGTGCGCAGATTTCAGGCGAGGGCAGTGTTGAAGGTGGCCGTAAGGCCGAACGCAAGTTCCTTTTGGAGATGAACCTCAATCCGACAGATTTCGATGTCTGGGATGGCAGCGGCCTTTCTCCCGAGAACAAGGTGAAGCCCTCTACGGTTACGAAAATGCTTGCGAAGATGGCGCGACATCCGAATGGCGAATATTACATCAATAGTTTTGCAAGTCCCGGCGTTGGCTCTGGTGCTAAGCGCATGATGAATTTGGAAGCTCCGTGGCTTACGCGGTTCAAGACGGGCTACATTGCAGAAGTCCATGCGCTGGTGGGCTATATCTATACGATGGATGGCGACACGCTGACGGCGGCGATGTATTTGAATGGCACGAATACCAATCCGGACTGCAAGAGCAAGGATGTTCTTGATACGCTTTGGATGCGCCTTATTGGCTACACGAACAACAATTACAACTCTCTTTTGAAGATGAAGACGCTGTGGCTCGATGCTCAGGGCGTTTCCGGCCTCAACAAGCGCTTGGACCACTTCTCGAAAATGCTCTTGGGAACGCCTTATAAGCTTGGCCCGATGGGCGAAGGCCATTTGGACCCGGTTGAAGATAAACCGTTAGTTTATCTAGACTCCGTGGATTGCGTGACGTACCTGGAGCAAGTTGTCGCGCTTGCGATGTCGAAAAGCGAAAAGTCTCTGTATCGTCAGTTGCAGCGGCTTCGCTACAAGGGCGGCAAGGTAAGCTACCTTACACGAAAGCATTACCTGCTTGACGATTGGGTCGGCGAAGGCAAGTATGCGAAAGTCATCCCGATGGAAGGCGAAGTTTCTGTGACACGCACGATGCCCAAGAAGGAGTTCTTCAAGAATCACAACGTCAAATACACGGGCAAGGAGACACCGGTCAAGGTCCGCTATGTGCCACTGGAAAAGGCTGTTGAAATGGCGAATAAGACGTACAAGGGCGCGATGAAGGTCCTTGGAATGGGAATTGTCGGATCGTCAGAAAATATTGACCTCACGCACACGGGATTTGTAATTTATTATCCGGGGCAAAAGCCGGTGCTGCGCCACGCCTCATCGCAAAAGAAACAGGTTCTGGAAGTTCCGCTTGCAGAATACTTGCAGACCCGCAAAGTGCCTGGTGTTACCTTCTTCAAGTTTATACAGCATTAG
- a CDS encoding extracellular solute-binding protein, which translates to MINLAQKIVVTGFARLALCICLVLGAFATEAAASDTLSIWVMDNGLGSKNAMIRLVKKFYRETGIPVKLTSLTWGEAFNRIAQTFADSNEVAPDVIQLGSTWVPHFAAAGHIRPVDYLMPQIDSARFLGEGLRSAHISGRPEMYAVPWFIDVRGFFVNERLWRELGFEDADMDSYSQFLGVLKTIASSDLKNESGVKVTPFALPGKDDWAGQQCMAPFVWSHGGDFVVPSGKGYRSALLDSNTLVGLALYAKIMGDAQMAPHSLFENSSDNADGFVRSERVIHYGTSELIKQLEYSAEAGGLANSAIAKDGIKVLELPSGPHGKFSFMGGSHLALGNKKDTSKYALAEQLLAYMLRADNIDAFSRQVGFLPADRSILHIWNRDSRYSKIVAGLEHSRSFPNIPEWGEVEKILIDLSNGMGTLFVNTKNKKRRSAILAKMVCDANAKINKVLDFPDTLDDSERMHWAQQFFLYDYKEIYPKNSANIIGRYELPSVDEFKYKLVSSKYLLAILGAGVLLLCVIVVCYRRRKK; encoded by the coding sequence ATGATAAATCTAGCCCAAAAGATAGTTGTCACAGGTTTTGCACGGCTTGCTTTATGCATCTGCCTTGTGCTTGGCGCCTTTGCTACTGAAGCCGCTGCTTCTGACACGCTGTCGATTTGGGTTATGGATAACGGCCTTGGATCGAAGAACGCGATGATTCGTCTTGTGAAAAAGTTCTATCGCGAGACGGGGATTCCCGTAAAGCTGACGTCCTTGACCTGGGGCGAGGCTTTTAACAGGATCGCGCAGACATTTGCGGATTCGAATGAGGTTGCCCCGGATGTCATTCAGCTGGGTTCAACGTGGGTCCCGCATTTTGCTGCGGCTGGGCATATTCGTCCGGTCGATTACCTGATGCCGCAAATTGATTCGGCAAGATTCTTGGGCGAGGGGCTTCGCAGTGCGCATATTTCGGGACGCCCCGAGATGTATGCCGTGCCGTGGTTTATCGATGTCCGCGGATTCTTTGTAAACGAGCGCCTTTGGCGGGAACTGGGCTTTGAAGATGCCGATATGGACTCGTACTCGCAGTTCTTGGGAGTGCTGAAAACGATCGCAAGTTCCGATTTGAAAAATGAATCTGGAGTCAAGGTGACTCCGTTTGCGCTCCCGGGCAAGGATGACTGGGCGGGGCAGCAGTGCATGGCGCCGTTTGTCTGGAGCCACGGAGGCGATTTTGTGGTGCCGTCGGGCAAGGGGTACCGCAGTGCGCTTCTAGATTCGAATACGCTTGTCGGTCTTGCGCTTTATGCGAAAATTATGGGCGATGCGCAAATGGCGCCTCATAGCTTGTTCGAAAACTCTTCGGATAATGCCGATGGCTTTGTGCGCTCGGAACGCGTGATCCACTATGGAACGTCGGAACTGATCAAGCAGCTGGAATATTCGGCAGAAGCCGGTGGCCTTGCTAATTCTGCAATCGCGAAAGACGGCATTAAGGTCCTGGAACTCCCTTCTGGACCGCATGGCAAATTCTCGTTCATGGGCGGGAGCCATCTGGCTCTTGGCAACAAGAAGGATACGTCCAAGTATGCCCTTGCCGAGCAGCTGCTTGCCTACATGCTCCGTGCAGACAACATCGATGCGTTCTCGCGTCAGGTTGGGTTCTTGCCTGCGGACAGGAGCATTCTCCACATCTGGAACCGCGACTCGCGCTATTCTAAGATTGTTGCTGGCCTGGAACATAGCCGCAGCTTCCCGAATATCCCGGAATGGGGCGAGGTCGAAAAGATCCTGATTGACTTGTCGAATGGCATGGGAACTTTGTTTGTGAATACGAAGAACAAGAAACGCCGCAGTGCAATACTTGCCAAGATGGTTTGCGATGCTAATGCCAAAATCAACAAGGTGCTGGATTTCCCGGATACTTTGGATGACTCGGAACGGATGCATTGGGCACAGCAGTTCTTCTTGTATGATTATAAGGAAATTTATCCGAAAAACTCTGCAAATATTATTGGACGGTATGAACTGCCTTCTGTTGACGAATTTAAGTACAAGCTGGTTTCTTCGAAGTATTTGCTCGCTATTCTGGGTGCAGGCGTTTTGTTGCTTTGCGTGATTGTGGTGTGCTATAGAAGAAGGAAAAAGTAG
- a CDS encoding formylglycine-generating enzyme family protein, whose protein sequence is MRLRHLISLCMPFAFMTFVACTASGDAVEGKQVFPIDTDSGSKSSSDSKSSSSVKAPDIDPTVFGMFDWVKIPKSTITRGVNSFGVNSFSIATTEVTQKVYEFVMGGLPKQSKAGDERAVSDVNWYRAALFCNEFSKLAGLDTAYVYKSITADSVLKDLSIRYSVASIRLPTENEWEIAARGKTTTTYYWDKDVASKYAYYGQNSGPDEVAQKTPNAYGLYDMAGNVAEWVNDWYDAYPKKESDNYTGPKTGEYRIVRGGGWSDKVTALAPKEREWLDPARSKTTLGFRLVYSTGF, encoded by the coding sequence ATGCGTTTGAGACATCTGATATCGCTTTGCATGCCGTTTGCATTCATGACGTTTGTGGCATGTACGGCCAGCGGTGACGCTGTTGAAGGGAAGCAGGTGTTTCCCATAGACACAGATAGTGGTAGCAAGTCTAGCTCGGATTCAAAATCATCTTCGAGCGTCAAGGCTCCGGATATCGACCCTACGGTTTTTGGCATGTTTGACTGGGTGAAAATTCCCAAGTCGACGATTACCCGTGGCGTGAATTCATTTGGTGTAAATTCGTTTAGCATAGCAACGACCGAGGTTACGCAAAAGGTTTATGAATTTGTCATGGGCGGACTGCCCAAGCAGTCAAAGGCCGGTGACGAAAGGGCCGTTTCTGACGTGAACTGGTATCGTGCGGCGCTCTTCTGCAATGAATTTTCGAAGCTTGCCGGGCTTGATACGGCTTATGTCTACAAGTCCATTACCGCAGATTCTGTTTTGAAGGATCTGAGCATCAGGTATTCAGTGGCGTCCATAAGGCTTCCGACTGAAAATGAATGGGAAATTGCGGCCCGTGGCAAAACGACTACAACCTATTACTGGGACAAGGATGTGGCCTCCAAGTACGCCTATTACGGACAAAATTCCGGTCCAGATGAAGTGGCTCAAAAAACGCCGAACGCCTATGGACTTTATGACATGGCTGGTAACGTTGCCGAATGGGTAAATGACTGGTATGACGCTTATCCGAAAAAAGAAAGCGATAACTATACCGGCCCTAAGACAGGCGAATACCGCATAGTGCGTGGCGGTGGCTGGTCGGACAAGGTAACGGCGTTGGCGCCGAAAGAACGTGAATGGTTGGATCCGGCCCGCTCAAAGACGACTCTTGGCTTTAGACTGGTCTATTCTACCGGTTTTTAA